From a single Rosa rugosa chromosome 7, drRosRugo1.1, whole genome shotgun sequence genomic region:
- the LOC133723127 gene encoding protein FAR1-RELATED SEQUENCE 5-like: protein MVNIPTHQQFDIVGVQAGGFQYIGCTQQDLYNLERDKRKETKGHDGEMLHDYFLLEQEKKFGFFFTIKADVENRITHCFWADAISRQSYKFYGDVIIFDTTYQTNRYSLIFAPLMGINNHGQAIVFGAAFLSDETTASFVWLLKEFLNAMPGGPPKMIITDQDPAMEKAISEVLPDTFHRYCSWHILRKFSEKLDAIKFRDHYDEFRNCIYSSENAEEFDFKWKSVLAKSGLSGHKWLQSIYEIRFRWVPAYMNHIFSAGMSSSQRAESAHSFFKDYVSHKNSLVDFMVQFSRGLLHKRHEELISDHIDINEKPRFKCPIKMEKQMAAIYTRKYYYIFQDQLWESYSYNFEVTKEDETNCILKVMRQDHEDGRARVIMYDKSKDFASCSCKLFESAGVSCRHVLAHLHKLHQVHKLSDQYILKRWTKSARSEVVMDKIDMEITVRKSLLEKRGLLFQQYSHVIDSVVLSEEASQLFRETMDSLIEKIRPLLANNSSEGVEPCAKTSSTHQFDFREPDEVKTKGRAKRIKRGKEKENGKHNSSGRHCHGCGKDGQTHDKRNCPLLNQSADVDTNENFSEDDIDTDSFHPSSNFGETEETCCACLAAANFCFLVLNINVEARSGILE, encoded by the exons ATGGTAAACATACCCACACACCAGCAATTTGACATTGTTGGAGTGCAAGCAGGAGGATTTCAGTACATTGGTTGTACACAACAAGATTTGTACAATCTTGAAAGGGATAAGCGTAAAGAGACAAAAGGGCATGATGGAGAAATGTTGCATGACTACTTTCTGCTAgagcaagaaaaaaaatttgggttCTTTTTCACAATAAAGGCAGATGTTGAAAATAGGATTACTCATTGTTTTTGGGCTGATGCAATTTCGAGACAATCGTATAAGTTTTATGGTGATGTGATTATCTTTGACACAACATACCAAACCAATCGGTATAGTTTGATTTTTGCACCATTGATGGGGATAAATAACCATGGTCAGGCAATTGTGTTTGGAGCTGCATTCTTAAGTGACGAGACTACAGCTTCGTTTGTGTGGTTGTTGAAAGAATTTTTGAATGCTATGCCAGGGGGTCCTCCTAAAATGATCATTACTGATCAAGATCCAGCCATGGAAAAAGCTATTTCTGAAGTCCTCCCAGACACATTTCACAGATATTGTAGCTGGCATATCTTGAGAAAGTTTTCTGAGAAGCTTGATGCAATCAAATTCAGAGATCACTATGATGAATTCAGAAATTGCATTTACTCATCTGAGAATGCAGAGGAGTTTGACTTCAAATGGAAATCAGTTCTTGCAAAAAGTGGATTAAGTGGACATAAGTGGCTGCAATCAATTTATGAAATTCGGTTTAGATGGGTGCCGGCTTATATGAACCACATTTTCTCAGCTGGCATGTCAAGTAGTCAACGAGCAGAAAGTGCGCATTCCTTTTTTAAGGATTATGTTTCTCATAAAAATTCTCTAGTGGACTTCATGGTTCAGTTTAGTCGGGGTCTTTTACACAAACGGCATGAGGAGTTGATTTCAGATCACATTGACATCAATGAGAAGCCAAGATTTAAGTGCCCCATTAAGATGGAAAAGCAAATGGCTGCTATTTATACACGGAAGTACTATTACATATTTCAAGATCAGTTGTGGGAGAGCTACAGTTACAATTTTGAGGTCACAAAGGAGGATGAAACTAATTGTATACTTAAGGTTATGCGTCAGGATCATGAGGATGGAAGAGCCCGAGTCATTATGTATGACAAATCAAAAGATTTTGCCTCATGTAGCTGCAAATTGTTTGAGAGTGCAGGAGTCTCATGTAGACATGTTCTAGCACACTTACACAAGTTACATCAAGTTCATAAATTGTCAGATCAATACATTTTGAAGAGATGGACAAAATCTGCAAGATCTGAGGTTGTGATGGACAAGATTGACATGGAGATAACTGTTAGGAAGTCCTTACTTGAAAAACGTGGTCTACTGTTCCAGCAATATTCACATGTAATTGATAGCGTTGTCTTAAGTGAAGAAGCAAGTCAATTGTTTCGTGAAACAATGGATTCTTTGATTGAGAAGATTAGGCCACTACTTGCCAATAATAGTAGTGAAGGTGTGGAGCCTTGTGCAAAAACAAGTTCAACTCATCAGTTTGATTTTCGAGAACCAGATGAAGTTAAGACAAAAGGAAGGGCTAAAAGAATTAAGAgaggaaaagagaaggaaaatggAAAACATAACAGTTCCGGTAGACATTGTCATGGATGTGGCAAAGATGGACAGACCCATGACAAACGCAATTGTCCACTGCTCAATCA ATCTGCTGATGTTGATACAAATGAAAATTTTAGTGAAGATGACATTGATACTGATAGTTTTCATCCCAG TAGTAATTTTGGAGAGACAGAGGAGACATGCTGTGCTTGCTTAGCTGCTGCTAACTTTTGCTTTTTGGTTCTCAACATCAATGTTGAAGCTAGGTCTGGAATACTAGAGTAA